The Methanocella arvoryzae MRE50 genome includes a region encoding these proteins:
- a CDS encoding DHH family phosphoesterase, translated as MEEQQKEVRSIRAPKRQKYSYVILGGGSIGLAVAKELAKLKKVFLIIDKDKSRVGALRDQNYEALEGDISTDKTLEELPLEGSDGIFILTSDYQANLKALRFVKEKSPRSFAMVRAIDLVTAEELYSNGADILLHPPSIVADKALTELQKIELRGAAWQLMTYLKSLGPESRIGIVVHDNPDPDSIASALALKNLAESVGKVAEILYFGTIGHQETRAFINLLSVPIRQINSGMLEEYNVLAMVDCNTPGRNNSLPPDTKINIIIDHHAPQESFDINVDFIDIRPDVGATSTIMTRYVQELDFEISSNLATALLYGIRTDTSEFKRNTSAVDMTSAAFLYAFAEQDVLAQIETPSMSAETMDVLGEAIRNKKIEGSYLISNVGFVHDRDTLPQAADHLLKLEGISTVLVFGMTEDKIHLSARSKDIRVNIGDIISRAFSDIGSAGGHQRTAAAQIPLGIFMGVKDKNLLLKLADEAVRRRFLTAVGVDEEPA; from the coding sequence ATGGAAGAGCAGCAGAAAGAAGTCCGGAGCATCAGAGCGCCCAAGCGACAGAAGTACTCGTACGTCATTCTTGGCGGGGGGAGCATCGGCCTCGCCGTCGCCAAAGAGCTGGCCAAGCTGAAGAAAGTGTTTTTGATCATCGATAAGGATAAATCGAGGGTGGGAGCGCTGCGGGACCAGAACTACGAGGCGCTGGAGGGAGACATCTCTACTGACAAGACTCTGGAGGAGTTACCCCTCGAGGGGTCTGACGGCATTTTCATCCTCACCTCCGACTACCAGGCGAACCTCAAGGCGCTGCGCTTCGTCAAGGAGAAGTCGCCCCGGTCCTTCGCCATGGTCAGGGCCATCGATCTCGTGACTGCGGAGGAACTCTACTCTAACGGCGCTGACATCCTGCTGCACCCGCCCAGCATCGTGGCGGACAAGGCGCTGACAGAACTGCAGAAGATAGAGCTTCGGGGCGCTGCATGGCAGTTGATGACCTACCTGAAGTCGCTCGGCCCGGAGAGCCGGATCGGCATCGTCGTCCACGATAACCCGGACCCGGACTCCATCGCCAGCGCGCTCGCCCTCAAAAACCTGGCCGAGTCCGTGGGCAAGGTGGCCGAGATCCTGTACTTCGGCACCATCGGGCACCAGGAGACCCGGGCGTTCATCAACCTCCTCAGCGTTCCCATCCGGCAGATCAACAGCGGGATGCTGGAAGAGTACAACGTGCTCGCCATGGTCGACTGCAACACCCCCGGCCGGAACAATTCCCTGCCCCCGGACACGAAGATCAACATTATCATAGACCATCACGCGCCCCAGGAGTCCTTCGACATCAACGTGGACTTCATAGACATCCGCCCCGACGTGGGCGCCACCTCCACGATCATGACCAGATACGTGCAGGAGCTCGACTTTGAGATTTCCAGCAACCTGGCGACGGCGCTGCTGTACGGCATCAGGACCGACACCAGCGAGTTCAAGCGGAATACCTCCGCCGTCGACATGACCAGCGCCGCGTTCCTCTACGCTTTTGCCGAGCAGGACGTGCTGGCGCAGATCGAGACGCCGTCCATGTCCGCCGAAACCATGGACGTGCTCGGCGAGGCCATACGGAATAAAAAGATCGAGGGCAGCTACCTGATCTCCAACGTGGGCTTCGTCCACGACCGGGACACCCTCCCCCAGGCCGCCGACCACCTCCTGAAACTGGAGGGCATCTCCACTGTGCTCGTCTTCGGCATGACGGAGGACAAGATCCACCTGTCCGCGAGGAGCAAGGACATCCGCGTCAACATTGGCGACATCATCAGCCGGGCCTTCAGCGACATCGGTTCCGCCGGCGGCCACCAGCGCACCGCAGCCGCCCAGATACCCCTCGGCATCTTCATGGGAGTCAAAGATAAAAACCTGCTACTAAAGCTGGCTGACGAGGCCGTCAGGCGCCGGTTCCTCACCGCGGTCGGCGTCGACGAAGAGCCGGCCTGA
- a CDS encoding ArsR/SmtB family transcription factor has translation MPEDDKMLIVPLGEESKIITQTIANDTARKILELLAESPMSTSNIAKKLDIPLTTAQYNIEKLMEAGLVVIEKTKYSEKGREVKLYAPAKRMIVLVPKTATSQSLIDALKKYFVLLPIALIASLFVEAAMLLQNGASFLPGNKLQADGAGESTDPLMMATMNNSYNNAGNAAQAPASAPMPPLPETTTVASDMVREPTVFFAAADNTTAGIEKAAGDAASRAADSWTGLPVAPPADTGAAQSLIPYDLLNHWGLWFLTGCLLIIGVMIVYDLYNRGKSGKK, from the coding sequence ATGCCCGAAGACGACAAGATGCTCATAGTCCCCCTGGGCGAGGAATCGAAGATCATCACCCAGACCATCGCCAACGACACGGCGAGGAAAATCCTGGAGCTGCTGGCCGAGAGCCCGATGTCCACCTCCAACATAGCGAAAAAGCTCGACATCCCCCTCACCACCGCTCAGTACAACATCGAGAAGCTCATGGAGGCAGGGCTAGTCGTCATCGAGAAGACGAAGTACAGCGAAAAAGGCCGTGAGGTCAAGCTCTACGCGCCAGCCAAGCGCATGATCGTGCTGGTGCCCAAGACCGCCACGAGTCAGTCACTCATCGACGCGCTGAAGAAATACTTCGTATTACTGCCCATAGCCCTCATCGCATCCCTCTTCGTCGAGGCGGCCATGCTGCTGCAAAACGGGGCCAGTTTCCTGCCGGGCAACAAGCTCCAGGCCGACGGGGCCGGGGAATCCACAGACCCCCTGATGATGGCGACGATGAACAACTCCTACAACAACGCCGGCAACGCTGCCCAGGCGCCCGCCAGCGCTCCCATGCCACCCCTGCCCGAGACGACGACGGTAGCCTCTGACATGGTCCGGGAGCCGACAGTCTTCTTCGCGGCGGCCGATAACACTACAGCCGGCATCGAAAAAGCCGCAGGCGACGCAGCGAGCCGTGCCGCAGACAGCTGGACCGGACTGCCCGTAGCACCTCCGGCAGACACAGGCGCCGCTCAGTCTCTGATTCCTTACGACCTGCTCAACCACTGGGGCCTCTGGTTCCTGACCGGGTGCCTCCTCATCATCGGCGTCATGATCGTTTACGACCTGTATAACAGAGGCAAGAGCGGGAAAAAGTAA
- a CDS encoding PGF-CTERM sorting domain-containing protein gives MKLTRLILIACVFFALIVPLQASAQTGMYFENIQGKVYNKAFPAAGAKVTLYSYDGKKPGSEYSSLTTGSDGTFNFRNVAFDPANPVSYIIKADREGNTAWALVLYYPPGVGPDQPAEVQWINIDVASDVPPMRGQTTVTVWSTVGQGLPVGENLARVLGATVSLYNVDPVTNNLTQVSFASTPITGSDGQYTFPALPYGKYYLRAEKNGKYGDQYFWVTQQENALNVITDIDVPKATPTPGIGPGGSTPTTGNGGFLGIPGFEAVIALIALAGAVLYLRRE, from the coding sequence GTGAAACTGACAAGGCTTATACTGATCGCCTGCGTATTCTTCGCACTCATCGTGCCGCTCCAGGCCTCGGCCCAGACCGGCATGTACTTCGAAAACATCCAGGGCAAAGTCTACAACAAGGCTTTCCCCGCAGCCGGCGCCAAGGTGACCCTGTATTCCTATGACGGCAAGAAGCCCGGCTCCGAATACAGCAGCCTGACCACCGGCAGCGACGGCACGTTCAACTTCAGAAACGTCGCGTTCGACCCGGCCAACCCGGTCTCCTACATTATAAAGGCCGACCGTGAGGGCAACACTGCCTGGGCCTTAGTCCTCTACTACCCGCCCGGGGTCGGCCCGGACCAGCCTGCAGAAGTGCAGTGGATCAACATCGACGTAGCCTCTGACGTACCGCCCATGAGGGGCCAGACCACGGTCACAGTCTGGAGCACCGTAGGTCAGGGCCTGCCTGTCGGCGAAAACCTCGCCCGTGTCCTCGGCGCGACGGTCTCGCTGTATAACGTGGACCCCGTCACCAACAACCTGACACAGGTCAGCTTCGCCAGCACACCGATTACTGGCAGCGACGGACAGTACACTTTCCCTGCACTGCCCTACGGTAAATACTACCTGCGCGCCGAAAAGAACGGCAAGTACGGCGACCAGTACTTCTGGGTCACCCAGCAGGAGAACGCCCTGAACGTCATCACCGACATCGACGTCCCCAAGGCAACGCCCACCCCCGGCATAGGCCCCGGCGGTAGCACGCCCACAACCGGCAACGGCGGCTTCCTTGGCATACCGGGCTTCGAGGCCGTCATCGCCCTCATAGCTCTCGCAGGCGCAGTACTATACCTGAGAAGAGAGTAA
- a CDS encoding MBL fold metallo-hydrolase, which produces MDGTKRLVDMGFLPLRYRTSGGNYKPHLSIAFKSGGERRTFGIDTTRNGKKDDRHFLITHAHTDHYGKSAMLSERSIASDKTTVTLQLRHDQYFKGTTFQVGETIEVDGVKIKTYDTGHSIGASAFYWENDQGVRILVTGDVKDFRGLPKCDVLVTEATYGDPDDPGCAFCDDLDSFAAAMAHKRVGFGAYAFGKAQRAVSMIRELGYDDVIEMDKSSLRITRHLLGDAAGELAEIGEYGGRMCITSPWHLDRLPAGIKKFVLTGQKYYDHPTICISDHLDFGGLRDMVYAVDPELTLVYHPEEGNSRRFSAFLNKNGKESITLPELSCAVNDDSL; this is translated from the coding sequence ATGGATGGTACTAAAAGGCTCGTCGACATGGGCTTCCTGCCGCTGCGCTACCGCACCAGCGGGGGCAACTACAAGCCGCACTTATCGATAGCGTTTAAGAGCGGGGGAGAGCGGCGGACCTTCGGTATCGATACCACCCGCAACGGCAAGAAGGACGACCGGCACTTTCTGATCACCCACGCCCATACAGATCACTATGGTAAGTCCGCCATGCTCTCCGAGCGCTCGATAGCCTCGGACAAGACCACGGTGACCCTGCAGCTCAGGCACGACCAGTATTTTAAAGGCACCACCTTCCAGGTCGGGGAGACCATCGAGGTGGACGGGGTCAAGATCAAGACTTACGACACCGGCCACTCCATCGGCGCTTCCGCCTTCTACTGGGAGAACGACCAGGGCGTCAGAATCCTCGTTACAGGCGACGTGAAGGACTTCCGGGGGCTGCCTAAATGCGACGTCCTCGTCACCGAGGCTACGTACGGCGATCCTGATGATCCGGGGTGCGCTTTCTGCGACGACCTCGACTCGTTCGCCGCGGCGATGGCCCATAAGCGGGTGGGCTTCGGGGCTTACGCTTTCGGCAAGGCCCAGCGGGCCGTGTCCATGATCCGGGAGCTCGGCTACGACGACGTCATCGAGATGGATAAGAGCTCGCTCCGCATCACCCGGCACCTGCTCGGCGATGCTGCAGGCGAGCTGGCGGAGATCGGCGAATACGGCGGGCGGATGTGCATCACCTCGCCGTGGCACCTCGACCGGCTGCCCGCGGGCATCAAAAAGTTCGTCCTCACCGGGCAGAAGTACTACGATCACCCCACCATCTGCATCAGCGACCACCTCGATTTCGGAGGGCTGAGAGATATGGTGTATGCGGTCGACCCGGAGCTGACGCTGGTCTACCACCCGGAGGAAGGCAACTCCCGGCGCTTCTCGGCCTTTTTGAACAAGAACGGGAAAGAGTCGATCACGCTCCCGGAACTGTCGTGCGCGGTCAACGACGACTCCCTGTAG
- a CDS encoding transcriptional regulator TbsP domain-containing protein — translation MTKNSTSQELVDNIRTLCGDEIAGNFVSMMNQVNQPRFSAIKNTFRDSTSVFILACANSNMLYKDLREDGLKLGIASVETFSRRIYEMRRAGLIYTESMHNKGPGRPKLRLRFNPNAFKEMFNVDPSTMLSGGQTEESKVVI, via the coding sequence ATGACCAAAAATTCCACTTCTCAGGAATTGGTAGACAACATCAGGACGTTGTGTGGCGACGAGATAGCCGGCAACTTCGTTAGCATGATGAACCAGGTGAACCAGCCCCGGTTCAGCGCCATCAAGAACACCTTCCGGGACTCGACCTCGGTGTTCATCCTGGCCTGCGCCAACAGCAACATGCTGTACAAGGACCTCCGCGAGGACGGCCTGAAGCTGGGCATCGCCAGCGTCGAGACCTTCTCCAGGAGGATCTACGAGATGCGCAGGGCCGGCCTCATCTACACCGAGTCCATGCACAACAAAGGCCCGGGCAGGCCGAAGCTCAGGCTCAGGTTCAACCCGAACGCTTTCAAGGAAATGTTCAACGTCGACCCGAGCACCATGCTCTCCGGCGGCCAGACAGAAGAAAGCAAAGTTGTCATCTAA
- the glyS gene encoding glycine--tRNA ligase produces MDKYDKVFELAKNRGFIWPSFEIYGGASGFYDYGPLGATLKRKIEDAWRRFYCVGEGFYEIEAPTIGVEAIFEASGHVGGFADPMTTCQKCKESFRADHVIKGEMEIPDGLKKEQMTEIIHQHHIKCPECGGDLGDVYDFNLMFSTWIGPGQKKKGYMRPETAQGMFVDFPRLLRFYREKLPFGVTQIGKSYRNEISPRQGVIRLREFTQAEAEVFVNPQFKNKHPNFAAVKDLVLPLYDEDAQLSGGEPKPMTVGDAVAKGIIANEYLAYYVALTYQFLVGVGIDGKRLRFRQHMKTERAHYATDCWDAEVLLDRFKWVEIVGIADRTSYDLTAHQKRSEVDLSVFIPFDTPMKVKKTIVTPNMGVIGPKFKGKAGKIMAALKAMKPEELDRPEVRLNIDGEEIVIPSDLFDHKTVDVEINGENVIPHVVEPSYGVDRILYSVLEHAYDEEIVEGEGRVVMRFDRTVAPITVAVLPLLSKDPLASRAAEIARGLKAAGYFVEYDESGTIGKRYRRNDEAGTPFCVTVDHQTIEDGTVTVRDRDSMAQIRYPADGLAGLISELLCTGKPLEGYGTKV; encoded by the coding sequence ATGGACAAGTATGACAAGGTGTTTGAGCTCGCCAAGAACCGCGGCTTCATCTGGCCGTCGTTCGAGATCTACGGCGGCGCCTCGGGCTTCTACGACTACGGCCCGCTGGGCGCGACGTTGAAGCGGAAGATCGAGGACGCGTGGCGGAGGTTCTACTGCGTGGGCGAGGGCTTCTATGAGATAGAGGCGCCGACGATCGGCGTCGAGGCAATCTTCGAGGCGTCGGGCCACGTGGGCGGCTTCGCAGACCCTATGACCACCTGCCAGAAGTGTAAAGAGTCCTTCCGCGCCGACCACGTGATCAAGGGCGAGATGGAGATCCCGGACGGCCTCAAAAAGGAGCAGATGACGGAGATCATCCACCAGCACCACATCAAGTGCCCCGAGTGCGGCGGCGATTTAGGCGACGTCTACGACTTCAACCTGATGTTCTCCACCTGGATCGGCCCCGGCCAGAAGAAGAAGGGATACATGCGGCCCGAAACGGCGCAGGGCATGTTCGTGGACTTCCCCCGTTTATTAAGGTTCTACAGGGAGAAGCTCCCCTTCGGCGTCACCCAGATCGGCAAATCGTACAGGAACGAGATCTCCCCGAGGCAGGGCGTCATCCGCCTTCGCGAATTTACGCAGGCCGAGGCAGAGGTGTTCGTCAACCCCCAGTTTAAAAACAAACACCCCAACTTCGCGGCAGTAAAGGACCTTGTCCTCCCGCTGTACGACGAGGACGCACAGCTGAGCGGCGGCGAGCCCAAGCCCATGACCGTGGGCGACGCGGTCGCTAAGGGAATTATCGCCAACGAGTATCTCGCTTACTATGTGGCACTGACTTACCAGTTTCTGGTCGGAGTGGGCATCGACGGCAAGCGCCTGAGGTTCCGCCAGCACATGAAGACGGAGCGCGCCCACTATGCGACGGACTGCTGGGACGCTGAAGTCCTGCTGGACCGGTTCAAGTGGGTGGAGATCGTGGGCATCGCCGACCGGACGAGCTACGATCTTACGGCGCACCAGAAGCGCAGCGAAGTAGACCTCTCTGTCTTCATCCCGTTCGACACGCCCATGAAGGTCAAGAAGACCATCGTGACCCCGAACATGGGCGTCATCGGCCCGAAGTTCAAGGGCAAGGCCGGTAAGATCATGGCCGCGCTAAAGGCGATGAAGCCTGAGGAACTCGACAGGCCGGAGGTGCGTCTGAACATCGACGGCGAGGAGATCGTCATTCCCAGCGACCTGTTCGATCACAAGACCGTCGACGTCGAAATCAACGGCGAGAACGTGATCCCCCACGTGGTCGAGCCCTCCTACGGCGTGGACAGAATCCTGTACTCGGTGCTGGAGCATGCCTACGACGAGGAGATCGTCGAGGGCGAGGGACGCGTCGTCATGAGGTTCGACCGCACCGTGGCCCCCATCACTGTGGCCGTGCTGCCGCTGCTCAGCAAAGACCCGCTGGCCAGCAGGGCTGCCGAGATCGCCCGCGGCCTCAAGGCTGCCGGGTACTTCGTCGAGTACGACGAGTCGGGCACGATAGGCAAGAGGTACCGCCGCAACGACGAGGCCGGCACCCCGTTCTGTGTCACAGTCGATCACCAGACCATCGAGGACGGCACAGTGACTGTCAGGGACAGGGACAGCATGGCCCAGATCAGGTACCCGGCAGACGGCCTCGCAGGCCTGATCAGTGAGCTGCTCTGCACTGGCAAGCCGCTCGAAGGCTACGGTACAAAGGTTTAA
- a CDS encoding diacylglycerol/polyprenol kinase family protein — protein MAFDRSLFFKELGRKAFHAAGIVIPAAYFFFLSREWMLAALAICILGAGVLEYMRLNGRSLFGSQFMRPSEDKRLGGYFYAAVSLFLAVLLFEKTIAVVAMLCLVIGDALTGLAGVVLSMYMGRMTADVRQEDTARRGIISRVVGDTAYALSHPKSPVLMLVMFSVCSAIGMLFYPALPLAVIAAGALGAVIADCFPWRFLGFVIDDNLSIPLAVGILMSLTLLLYNIIL, from the coding sequence ATGGCATTCGATCGCTCCCTGTTCTTTAAGGAGCTCGGACGAAAAGCCTTTCACGCGGCAGGGATCGTCATCCCTGCAGCGTACTTCTTTTTCTTATCCAGAGAATGGATGCTCGCCGCCCTCGCCATCTGCATCCTGGGCGCCGGCGTGCTCGAATATATGCGGCTCAATGGCAGGAGTCTTTTCGGCTCGCAGTTCATGAGGCCGTCGGAGGATAAGCGGCTGGGCGGGTACTTCTACGCTGCAGTTTCGCTGTTTCTGGCCGTGCTCCTGTTCGAGAAGACCATCGCGGTTGTCGCGATGCTGTGCCTCGTCATCGGAGACGCGCTGACCGGGCTCGCGGGAGTTGTGCTGTCCATGTACATGGGCCGTATGACTGCCGACGTCAGGCAGGAGGACACGGCCAGAAGAGGCATCATATCGAGGGTCGTCGGGGACACAGCGTATGCCCTGAGCCATCCAAAATCCCCGGTGCTGATGCTGGTGATGTTTTCGGTGTGCTCGGCCATCGGCATGCTGTTCTATCCGGCACTGCCGCTGGCCGTCATCGCTGCCGGCGCGCTTGGGGCGGTGATCGCCGACTGCTTCCCATGGCGGTTCCTCGGCTTCGTGATCGATGACAACCTCTCCATCCCTCTGGCAGTAGGCATTCTGATGTCGCTGACATTACTGCTCTATAATATTATTCTGTAG
- a CDS encoding class I SAM-dependent methyltransferase: MADGSGDQYLESLERMGMTGHPGGLRGTRKLLRQLGIRPGELALDLGCGTGYTATLIAKKYGAEAVAADLRPGMLALTKQRAAGDGVAGSVRLVAGDARRLPFKDNTFDAVIVESVLVFCDVPRAVSELYRVLKPGGRLGCNEVTALRPIPPDKKEKLAEYFGFRPVVATEAEWTDAFKAAGFAGISSEARPLDWLDIAVFAPIQAYGIRKYLSALVKSVTDPQVRKARWKKSSLTAPRMLGYLGSGLYWAKKP; this comes from the coding sequence ATGGCAGACGGCAGCGGCGACCAGTATTTAGAATCCCTGGAGCGCATGGGCATGACCGGCCATCCCGGTGGCCTGAGAGGCACGAGAAAGCTGCTCAGGCAGCTCGGCATCCGGCCGGGAGAACTGGCGCTGGACCTCGGCTGCGGGACCGGCTATACTGCCACGCTCATCGCAAAAAAGTACGGCGCCGAAGCCGTAGCCGCCGATCTCAGGCCCGGAATGCTCGCGCTGACGAAGCAGAGGGCGGCCGGGGATGGCGTGGCAGGCTCGGTGCGCCTCGTAGCCGGCGATGCCCGGAGGCTGCCGTTTAAGGACAATACTTTCGACGCGGTTATTGTAGAGTCAGTCCTCGTGTTCTGCGACGTGCCCCGTGCAGTTAGTGAGCTGTATAGGGTGCTGAAGCCGGGTGGCAGGCTGGGCTGCAACGAGGTAACCGCACTGAGGCCAATACCGCCGGATAAGAAGGAGAAGCTGGCAGAGTACTTTGGTTTCAGGCCGGTCGTGGCGACGGAGGCCGAATGGACAGACGCCTTCAAAGCTGCCGGATTCGCCGGCATCTCCTCGGAAGCCAGGCCTCTCGACTGGCTGGACATAGCGGTGTTCGCCCCGATCCAGGCGTATGGTATCAGGAAGTACCTTTCGGCGCTGGTAAAGAGCGTGACAGACCCGCAAGTCAGGAAAGCGAGGTGGAAGAAAAGTAGCTTGACAGCTCCTCGAATGTTAGGCTACCTGGGGTCAGGGCTGTACTGGGCTAAAAAGCCA